One part of the Parasphingorhabdus sp. SCSIO 66989 genome encodes these proteins:
- a CDS encoding DUF3142 domain-containing protein: MASALLLLSCEQAPQINVAPQTVEAADHKAFWLWAGVEPQPVLDQAETVYILDSELRRGDTALTQLRPAVPSIHDADIWMVVRVETLAWSEATHQQLQQRLSLWARQNRLIGLQIDFDAATDGLENYARFLADLRQRLPNNLQLSITGLMDWSAQGDPAALAALGESVDDIVIQTYQGRETIDGYENYLARLARLDMPYRIGLVQNGEWREPADLRDDPFFQGYVVFLVNPEP, encoded by the coding sequence ATGGCCAGCGCGCTGCTATTACTGTCCTGCGAACAAGCTCCGCAGATAAATGTTGCGCCCCAAACAGTCGAAGCCGCAGACCATAAAGCCTTTTGGCTTTGGGCAGGCGTTGAGCCGCAACCGGTGCTGGATCAGGCGGAGACCGTCTACATTCTCGACAGCGAATTGCGTCGAGGCGACACCGCTCTGACGCAGTTACGCCCGGCGGTGCCTTCGATCCATGACGCCGATATCTGGATGGTGGTTCGGGTCGAGACGCTGGCTTGGAGTGAAGCGACGCATCAACAGCTACAACAACGTCTCAGCTTATGGGCGCGGCAGAATCGGCTGATTGGTTTGCAGATCGACTTTGATGCGGCGACTGATGGACTGGAAAACTATGCCCGTTTTCTAGCGGATTTGCGACAGCGCCTCCCCAATAATCTGCAACTCAGTATCACCGGGCTGATGGACTGGAGCGCACAGGGCGACCCGGCGGCATTGGCGGCTTTGGGCGAGAGCGTCGATGATATCGTGATCCAGACGTATCAGGGCCGTGAAACCATTGACGGCTATGAAAACTATCTCGCGCGGTTGGCCCGGCTCGATATGCCCTATCGCATCGGGCTGGTGCAGAATGGCGAGTGGCGCGAGCCAGCAGACTTGCGCGATGATCCCTTTTTTCAGGGTTATGTCGTGTTTCTGGTCAATCCAGAGCCATAG
- a CDS encoding outer membrane protein assembly factor BamD, translated as MKTMTKILASAALISVLSACGGGGGGRDIDTSYVARDVNTLYLAAKNRMDRNQYQLSAALFDEVERQHPYSPWARRAKLMGAYGYYLAQDYNKAIQSSQSFLSIHPGNKDAPYAYYLIAMSYYEQISDVTRDQRITELALASLGEVIRRYPDSKYAADAVLKVDLVNDHLAGKEMEIGRFYQRDSRWLAATLRFQTVVERYQTTSHTPEALYRLTESYYALGIPDEAKKSAAVLGANYPGSKWYEKAYKMIDKYGDARKDKS; from the coding sequence ATGAAGACGATGACAAAGATACTGGCCTCTGCCGCGCTGATTTCGGTTCTTTCGGCATGTGGCGGCGGCGGTGGTGGCCGTGATATTGATACCAGCTATGTCGCGCGCGATGTAAACACCCTGTACCTCGCGGCCAAAAACCGCATGGACCGCAACCAGTATCAGCTCTCTGCCGCTTTGTTTGACGAAGTGGAGCGCCAGCATCCCTATTCGCCATGGGCACGCCGCGCCAAGTTAATGGGGGCCTATGGCTATTATCTGGCGCAGGATTACAACAAGGCGATCCAGTCATCGCAAAGCTTCTTGTCGATCCATCCGGGTAACAAGGACGCGCCTTACGCCTATTATCTGATCGCCATGAGCTATTATGAGCAGATCAGCGACGTCACCCGTGACCAGCGAATCACCGAATTGGCGCTGGCGTCTTTGGGTGAGGTTATCCGCCGCTACCCCGACAGCAAATATGCCGCCGACGCGGTGCTCAAGGTCGATCTGGTGAATGACCATCTGGCCGGCAAGGAAATGGAAATCGGCCGCTTCTACCAACGCGACTCGCGCTGGCTGGCGGCGACATTGCGCTTCCAGACCGTGGTGGAGCGCTATCAGACTACCAGCCATACGCCCGAAGCGCTCTATCGCCTGACAGAGAGCTATTATGCGCTTGGTATTCCCGATGAGGCGAAGAAGTCTGCCGCCGTTTTGGGCGCCAATTATCCCGGCTCAAAATGGTATGAAAAAGCCTATAAAATGATCGACAAATATGGCGATGCCCGCAAGGATAAGAGCTAA